Genomic window (Nicotiana sylvestris chromosome 7, ASM39365v2, whole genome shotgun sequence):
AAGTTATTTTTATAAATACCTTCAAGTGCCAAGTAATATCTGTATATAACTGTCATTTGTTACACAgcataaagataaaataaatacagGAATCATATAAATAATTTAGCCATCTTTTATCAACAAGGTTTatcaaaaaaattcaatttatctaCATATAAACTACGTTAAACTACATTTTAACTACAACTCCTCTACATATGAATAACAGGACTACAGTTCTAATACAGTTAAACTACATATTCACTACAATCTGCATACAATTTACGTTGAATGCATTCTTTATTAATATCAGTTTTTTGTATACAGTAAATATTAAAGTTTAACTATTCTATAAAAAAAGACAACTTTAGATGCTTGACAGAATACATAAAAACATAAATAGTGCAGATACACAAATTGATGTTTATACTTCTTATTCATCTTCAAAAACTTAAACAATTACACAAGAAAATCCGATAATTTGAGCTCACTAACATTTATTTTGAATAACTATTCTAACTACATGATATTCATTTCTTTTTCGGCGCATTCTTGCAAGttcttttgttatgcccttcaccTCCACAATTGCCACATGACACCTTGTATTTCTTTGACTTTATTTCATCAAATGTTTTATATCTTTCCTTGTGAGGTCTCCCTGGCTGCCTTTTATCTCCCGCCGGTGGCTTTACTACCTCATCCAAAATATGTTGTGGCACTTCCCATTTGCCTTCATCAGGAAGAGGATTTACTGGCATTTCATAGGTAAGCAGAAGGCTCTTCCTTGTGTAATACGGAGAGCAATAGTTTTCGTATGTTTCATTCCTATGCCTTAATGCTGCCAAAGCATGCGCACATGGaagttcatcaagttggaattgtccacagctacatttcttgttttctagacacacaatgtaccgcttcacaccatctaacacagtatgtatatgatctgttgaagccctcacctacaattgaagaccaaacagaaataataatacatcaATCATTAAAATGGATTATCAACAATTTACCTACAAATCAGCAACAAATATATTACAGCTCATCTACAAACTATTATTACCGACAATTTGACTACAGTTTAACTACAATCTGGAAAAACTGCAGCTAGTACTTTTTTGATTCTACTGcaccaaaaaaaaatatcttacccTTAGTTTCTGAGATAATGTACTGTTGTCTTCCAATTCTTTGTTGTATTTGTGACCAAGGTATGTGAAAGTACCCTTTGCCTTCGATAACTTTTCTTTTGTCCAACATTCAAGAAGAGTCCTCATATACTCAAATATATCAAATATTGGCAGCTCTCTTGCATCTTTTGTTACAACATTCAACGACTCGGCAATGTTTGACGTCATAGTAAAAGTTCTATTCACCGTTGCATGTACTCTTGaccatctatgatagccaatatcaTATAGGTAAGACTTTACACGCAGGTCTACCTCTTCAATCTTCaacatcctttcattaaattcatccagagtgtatgaccgtgctgtagcaaagtacaattcatgtaattgtagatgtcccttcttgaattttgaccttaTATTTGTCCATATATGCCACATGCAAGAGTAGTGTGCCAATCCCGGATAGACAACTGATGTTGCCTTCAGTATACTCTCATGCCTATCTGAAACAACACACATTGAAGGTCTTTCACCATATGCCtccttgaattgctcaaagaaccactTCCAAGACGCGTCGTTTTCAGAATCAACCACAGCATATGCCAAGGGAAAAATAGTACCTACATTTTTAAGACATAAAATATGATTAAATAACAACTACAATATATATTGAGAAATAtagtggtatttttgtgtaattatttgtatgtttgtatgtgcatgtttatttgttaaattaataaaaatataaaaaaatgtcgcattttgcatgtaggatttaatcctacaattgttagtaattaagtttgttttacaaaaaataaaaattacaaaaataggcatcgtttgcatttttagcatttaatgtccaaatatacaattttatgcttaattactacttaattatgtgttaattgttattgggaattaatttgctcttttataacttaatttagttcttaataataatttaagtatttttataatttagttctagaaaaataaaagaagaaaaagagcaaaaatataaagaaaaatcggattgggccatttattcaaatttcaaccccaagcccaaataattgtccaatcttccccatgacccggtccataaccccataacccaacacccctattatcttacatttcaaaaaaaaatgaaaaaccctaaaaactaaccTAAACTACACCCCcccttttctctttctctctttcttcttcttcctcaagctcccctcccatggtttcccccccccccccttccatggctgccctttcccCCTCACCCTCATGCCACACACACACGTCAACACATATACACACATACACAATGGAAAAAACACACACGCAGCGGCTTCTCTTCTTCGTTCTTCGCTCCAAACGACTATCGTCGTCATGCCACTGCTGCCTGTGCCATGGCTGCCCGCGTCGCCTCTGCTGCTTCGTTTTCTTCCAGCTGCTGCCACTGTCGTTGCTGCGTTCCAGCTTCTTCTGCCTTCtactacgtccagccatggacgagcttcgatgtcaaccatgtcgtcgtccattgCTGTCCACGCCGTGCTGCTGCTCGATGCTTCgggctgctgctgcttcacgtcATCTCCTTCGGGCTGCTGCTGCTTCTTTGTCCTCCATTGTTGTGGCTTCTACTACAACCAAACGTTGTTGctccttcgtcttcttcgtttcttcgtcgttgttttgaatcggttagttgttctaagttttatttttgtccatatttttgtttgatattttccggatccaaaatcgttaaatgattcaattcttgttttgtttgttcgtcgttgaaataattttttagtttgttcatgtgttttgttgaattaattttcagattttaaatggaaatttaattagtttttttttcatgtttatttcatgtttgttttattgtttaggtaaatgttgttagtttaatgttagttagatacaaattgaagtttaattaattgtttcttcaatttgtttcatgtattttatgtattttccagaaattgttaatattgttaagttcaagtttaaattcataattgtttcttcttaggttttgttttgttatttgcctaaaagaatttagttgtaatagggaagtatgttggttttaatcatttgaatccgtcgtttttatttttagatttaattcatgttcatattatgtttggttgatcttgaatccgaaatttgtatagtttgatttcttgtttatcatttatgattatttcttgaatttgtttcataatcttgtttaagtttaatataggaattgttgttgtaatgttgttagagttgattttaagttcaatattattgaatttagaaatttgaatatatttgtttgtttgttgttgttgttgttgaatctgaaaataggtttgtttgttgctaaaaatattgttcaatcaaaattttagttgttctttgttgttcaatttgtgttcatgtgatttgttgttgaaatgttgaagaaatcatgttcatgtgatttgttgtttgaacattgttagaaattggtcatattgactatattttggttaagtttgattaattgatttgttatagctgatggggtaatttggtaaatcgcagtacgtttgggggtaaaatagtaattgcaataaggtcggaggggtagtttaggaattgtacattttgtaattttttatgtgaagcatgggggacaaaatgaaatggggtgggttgtgatatagttatttaatataaagggggacaagacaaattttagtgtgggagaatcttgtatttgtttatgttaggcatgggggacaaaatataatggggtggtgtgatatatttatttaatgtaatggggaggagtgggaagataatgggtttggtagagaaaatgggttgattttaattgattaaaagatttatgggatgtgttatatatagAAGGTCTTGAATAATGAgaacagagatagagagaggagaggaacgaatctgaatatagagaagaacagaaagaaaaataagagagagaaaaaagggttgaacatttaagagagagaaaattccgaaaaatatttaaactttcaaaaataaaaataaaaactaaaaaaaatcttcttctttttttcattgtttgaaatcagaattagttgttgtttcatcaaagcttgaagcttttattttttttgggattactgctccactggtttgcaaactttgttcctgggttgttactgctattagacttttgttgctgtgctgtattgttattactgtgtggctgactttcttcttcttatattggcaataccaggtacacaactgtaattttggcattttgtaagctgaaatgaagaacggaatgttaaatttttaatttagttttaatttttttttgtattgtatttagattattcatgtattattattctgtaaatcactgtcatttggcataattaggcatgttatagcgatatattaaataacgccttaaccggattattaggaaatatatttaagcctgattactaattaaaactgtttaataatcaaaatagaagaaataacgtaaaaaatggcgttattgaatcagtttggcaaaaattgactaagttccttattcataaggttttttttgtcaacgttaagttaatcggaatcatgtagttaatttcagttaaaacatgaattagtttgcgaatcaagtattaggacatgatgtgaattaaaacaaggttagttaaggttaaattgtttaatttttagaaatatggtttagtaatcaagttttttttttcaattttcaatatttgtaaataattaatttcaataagcttaagtcatactaacattatgaattttaatccaactatgggataattttttttattattattttttgacaattccatgttgtttgtaatcataattttagtaatattactttccattaatatttgttttaaattagtaattaatatgttatttttaagtatgtagagattggcttcataattatagacaaacttagtaataataaagatgtagttattaaagggtattcataaaataagggaagATCTcgctaaaatatatatatatatatataaataatacaaaatgttgcagtcctccaatcttatttatttatttattttatataagaaaatacctagattccgagatgggccatttagtaaaattcacagtcctacctaatagtatcataacgcgtagtattttggtgcatatttaataaggttattttcttaaatacgggtgtacatttatgtaacccaaatcacgatcttgacgaagtcaaaatgcgtcaacaaatcacgtgtgcactggttgtggcgtggttcgagatgcgttttcacgacgttgcaattttgtataaaataaataatgataaaagcggttttaaaagttaaatttgcatataagttcttaattgtttaaaaatcagataaatgagccaaatatgacaattgagcgaccgtgctaaaaccacggaattcgggaatgcctaataccttctcccggattaacagaattccttatctgaatttctggttcgcggactgtaatacagagtcattcttttcctcgattcgggattaaaattggtgacttgggacaccctaaatctcccaagtggcgactctgaaataaataaataaatcctgtttcgatcgtcctttaattggaaaaaactccctgcatccctcgcgggggcggaaaaaggaggtgtgacagctctggcgactctgctggggattattttggtaacccagaaccactggttcggggttagagattcgagcttagataaattgttatatttggctttatctgatttttacatgtttgagcctaatgtgctaaatgctgcttttaccgctttgatattatttgactgtatatataaactgtgtcgaacccttctctcttcacctccgaggaatgtgcttactggttgagactccctattctgttagtgttataccctgaaataagaaagaggtcggacaagttacgaagccggatggccttttggttcccggtaagttgccccctcctcgactcgagttgtccgctcgggtacacagtctagtacactgacccaggttttgaatatagaataacgtgacttcatgccggatccctagtaggaacgcttatttgcatcacgttgcatttgacttaggggactcaacacaggggttgggtccgtctaggactaacaacctgaaatgaaaagaccattctgatgcatcctacttgctctgtacatatatttgtttcgaacttgcatgttgaccggtttctgaatctcgggaatgttggaaaattgaaaaaaaaagggaaaaagaatatatcagttagggagttaattgattattttagaaaaaaatcaatgaccaattactggcgaaactctgccgaaattttgaaaaaagaaaagaaaatattttattttgttttactaaaaaatatagaaaaaaaaaagagtcttttatttttttggaaaaatagattgttttattgtttgttgaaaatggaaaaaaaatcgttattttgtctttttcaaaaatagaaaaggaaaatagattgtcttgccaggaaaaaataaaaatggaaaagagtcatgttttaaaatagttcggttaatttgcccgaactacgcgggtttgattctcaccggatgtgagatacgtaggcaaccctcatcgggtccaaccccaccttttgctaaaatagccaaaaacaaataataaaaaacaaaaaaaaacatgtcaagatttttaattttgtcataaataagtcgggtgatgtccaacttccccttttacaaaaaaaataaaaaataatagcaaaatatatatgtcaaatttctaagaagtcgggtgacgctgttttatcaagacatagccgaatgttcccgaaggggacgccggaaggctgactttgcataaacagccacttttgggtcatatttaagatttggtccagttgacccacacagccttaaaaatcttcgtccccgagacgttgaaaggccgtgtttgcaatattgagttttctaatttgaaaaacgataaaaagagtcataaataagtcaggtgatgttgttatgtcataaatagccgaatgttcccgaaaggaacgccggaaggctgactttgcataaacaatcACCTTtagtcgtattttgatttttgaccctcacagccttaaaattttcgcccctgaggcgcaggaaggccgtgtcgcaatatcgggtcttttatctaaaaatattagaattaagaattgagttcttcatttgaaatatagggttaattttgagtcgataatatagatagtagtttttggagttaaataaaagttttcttttgcttaaacgctttaataaatgtgcaggatgagcacgacaataaatgagcctttttcaataatgaccaaaatcccttttgagctgcaattgtggtggaatgatttgggcaaagaagggcaagacgaagtgagaaaatatttgaaagaccttccggatttatgagacattcagcctcgggggatatcattagggcattggtcgcccattgggattcggcacataatgtgtttcatttttcagactttgaactcaccccaacaatagaggaaatagcggggtacattggaagtgaccaagctccattgagattcaaatacttgattgctcctagggccattaccatacatcgattcctggattccttgaaagtaccccggacagttcatcactcagattttgcaaagggtttctgcagtttccgcttcgtgtatgatagatatggccatgtgggcgggttcaataatccagactttaagctttgcagcagaaatagccgacaaaaatgggaggaacacaggcgagtggcatttatggtagcttttttgggtctcgtaatattcccaaggaaagatggtaatattgatttgaaagtagcaggcgtcgtcagtactttgcaaaccatggggaaaagcactttagcacctatgattgtggctgatatcttcagagctctcactgcgtgcaaagctgggggcaaattttttgagggatgtaacttattgttacaaatgtggatgattgagcatttgtgcccgcgctctcagttattgagttatggctcggctgagaaaacttgtataggggaattttgtacgagaatcaaaggggctggtctacctgaaggagtcacggcttgggcattattatttcggaacctcgaggctagccagatacagtgggtgcttggatggttgtctgtcgaggaagtcatatatatgccagcagcccgaccgcattttttgttaatgggactcaaaagcatacaaccttatgcaccatatcgggttctgaggcaactcggtagatatcaagtaataccaagagatgaagatttgagtacccaagtggtcgaaattagtcctgacggtcgattccccgaggaagaggttcgtcaaatttggagtgagtgtcaatatctgatggcaaacacttgtgtgtctgatagggtcagaggggaaattgctccagggtatcacgaatggttcagaggtgacgtggcatatggaagaccggctaaaagacctcatctcgaagatttcgccaagtcgtcccaagagcagtgggattggttagcaaaggaagaaagctatcgagttgagattggtaaattaaagcaacaagtcgagagtctgaaattcgagaacagtgtacaggttgccgaggatcaaggtgaaaagaatagactagccagagaaaatgacgctcttaaggcccaagtccgacagttgaagataaccatcgataagcaaccgaggagccgatccgatgaacaattggtaaaaagattggaaggcgaagtcagagaatggcgggatgagctaggaaaagctgaaaacgtcatggcagaacttaaagcacagtgggcgacaaaaaccgaagagcgtcgccaatacttgaatcagttgaaaagggaccatgagaaaattgttgccaatttaaagagaaaagtagttgcccttgaaggtaaagcggttaggcaggctagagactttgaaactgaaagcggacattgttacaacttgttagcccaaatggaggcagaagtgcaacagctgcaaaaccagcacttgcaagactcccgagtTTTAAAgatgtgcagcgatcagataagacgcttgctcatagaaaagacgcaaacaaaagacaggattagagccattgctcatgctattgtcaggagatgccgggtttgtgaagacatgacccgtactacttttatctcagcagtgatgatctatgtgaagtgaaccatgaatgagttagagcagcttgaaagggatttggatcccagacccgcggcgaggccgaacgacgccccgcggatacctaagtttgaagcactagaatatgcatagtccgtgtctgtgagtgtctaccattttgagtcagtcttttgtacgtccgttatctttctggattgagtatgtttgcaagcttagagtttttgtttgctttcagattgcgtttgttagtttctttccaaaacaaaagatgtcgagtttgtaagagtctgtttattaatgaaagttgagcattttatttccacccttatttttacatttatcttcatgaactacgcttggtttgattcgtgcggggtcacgatacgtaggcaatctccataagattcgaccataaccgaaaagaaaacaaaaagaatgaaaaggaaaatataaggaaaaccaagaaaaatagaaagaaagaaaagagcggaaaaacaagagagagaaaagaaaaagcacaagagagggataaggcgaggagaagaaaaatgaaacaaggaatgaaatgccgggatgacgcatgcaatcgggaaaacgcataatagaaaggaataactgtataggtgcattcatgccaatgtgtggttgttaaatctgttaagacctaatcgctaacaaagtggttgtctaaatgtgtgatctcaggcaggtggttaattgattggcaattactggcaccgtaccattatcaaacaagatcaaaaggtcctataccagaaagcatgactgggtcagacaacagcgttgagtcagaaaaaacggccaatcagatgctgaaggaagccctggagaaaatggaaaaaatgaggctagaaatgaatgaaatgcagatagccttagctagagcccagaaggggcaagaactacccgttactcctaccctccaaccagtacacacgccggaatacccctctcccggtccttcaacaagtttcccaagccatcactattatcagggaagagaggcttatgattcccaagctccacctcccactcaaaaccctcctccaccaaatgttcccgtctttgtggcacctcccccagctccactacatagatcatccagtgagccgctattccaagctcacgacacccaatattaccctcccgaacccactttcaaagcgcctgagccatatacctcctctccccattttgaaatcccgggagaagttgagaaaccggttaagaatgcagaacaagaggaggtgattcgtaaagtcaaaagcctggagcaatccttcaggaacatgcatggtttaggaaaccaagttagtgtcgcatacaaagatttgtgcccttttcctgatgtacagttgcatgcggggtttaaaatgccgaagtttgatttatatgaggggcacggtgacccagtagcccatctgcatggtttttgtagcaaaatgagaggggccgggggaaaagatgagttgttgatagcatatttcgggcaaagctTGAGCGTGTCAGCACTAGAATAGTACatgaggcaagaccccggccgatagtatatatgggatgatttggcctaGGCATTTATTGGCCATTTCcaatataacctcgagatagtccctgatcgtctgtcattgttgaaactagaaaagaagcctggggaaagttttagagagtttggtttccgctggagggaacaagctgcaagggttgatcctcccatgcgggagagtgagatggtagattacttcttgcaaacattggaacctacctattttggtcatctagtgacatctgtcgggaagtcgtttaatgaagtggtaaagatgggagccatgattgaagaaggattgaaatctaacaagatcttgagctactcggcgttgaaagcaaccacccaggccatccaaagcggtactggtggtgtgctggggaagaagaagaaagaagaagttgctataGTTGAAGCTAATatttggtccaggcacaataatcatccactctactacaaccaacccagaccccaccacccaaactatcaatataccccatatAGTCCAcagcaacactattatccaccaccagaaccacacttttctattcaccTCGCCCAaacctacactcaacccccagtgcacttgcaatggcgtacaccaagtccccaaaatacacagccacacccacaaaacacctatccacctcccagggctaacagaccaggaaccagcttccgcccaaaccaagcttttagaaatgagaaggccccaaacaaaaaaacatttaccccgctgggagaatcttacacttctcttttccacagattgaaacagttggggatgttgaccccagttgaatccaaagcaccaaatcctcttcccagaaacctggaccactctgttagctgcgagtattgctcagggatgccggggcacgatactgaaaaatgttggaagttgaaaaacgcaatccaagagctcattgataatcgccgtattgaggtacaggctccagaggccccgaacatcaatcaaaatccgttaccagcgcattatgaggccaacatgatcgaactgatacataagggggcagagcctaagaaaccttcgcaggtggttatggtgattcgttctacggaaaccaaagaaaagacagtgagtgcaaggccagtggttcagttaaaagcaataaaagac
Coding sequences:
- the LOC138872855 gene encoding uncharacterized protein gives rise to the protein MDDDMVDIEARPWLDVVEGRRSWNAATTVAAAGRKRSSRGDAGSHGTGSSGMTTIVVWSEERRREAAACTIFPLAYAVVDSENDASWKWFFEQFKEAYGERPSMCVVSDRHESILKATSVVYPGLAHYSCMWHIWTNIRSKFKKGHLQLHELYFATARSYTLDEFNERMLKIEEVDLRVKSYLYDIGYHRWSRVHATVNRTFTMTSNIAESLNVVTKDARELPIFDIFEYMRTLLECWTKEKLSKAKGTFTYLGHKYNKELEDNSTLSQKLRVRASTDHIHTVLDGVKRYIVCLENKKCSCGQFQLDELPCAHALAALRHRNETYENYCSPYYTRKSLLLTYEMPVNPLPDEGKWEVPQHILDEVVKPPAGDKRQPGRPHKERYKTFDEIKSKKYKVSCGNCGGEGHNKRTCKNAPKKK